One Rossellomorea aquimaris DNA window includes the following coding sequences:
- a CDS encoding EcsC family protein, whose protein sequence is MQESETREALLRELEVVNKWADDQKGLWFWEKLGRIPFMILDRITPQMVHNKIGQALDEIGSYIQKGGSYLTSEKEVIKRFTKRTDNPHLTVEDIAKLSLSDMDEVSEGIVGMRKKVAMTQGATTGIGGFLTLSIDIPFILGISLKTLQEIAISYGYDPNDQQERIFIIKCLQFVSSDIVGKQAILQELSDFNKKDMEKREQTLSQLQGWREVMVSFRDNFGWKKLFQMIPIAGILFGSFINKSMISDIGETGRMLYRKRRILEKLEEGRTSEF, encoded by the coding sequence ATGCAGGAATCAGAAACAAGGGAAGCGCTGTTACGGGAACTTGAAGTTGTAAATAAATGGGCGGATGATCAAAAAGGATTATGGTTTTGGGAGAAGCTCGGCCGTATTCCATTTATGATTCTGGACCGGATCACTCCTCAAATGGTGCACAACAAAATTGGACAAGCACTGGATGAAATAGGGAGCTATATACAAAAGGGTGGAAGCTACCTTACTAGTGAGAAAGAAGTCATTAAGCGATTTACTAAGAGAACAGACAATCCTCATTTAACTGTTGAGGACATCGCAAAGCTGTCCCTATCAGATATGGATGAAGTAAGTGAAGGGATAGTGGGTATGAGAAAAAAGGTTGCGATGACCCAGGGGGCGACTACCGGAATCGGGGGCTTCCTGACTCTAAGTATTGATATACCTTTCATCCTAGGCATATCACTTAAGACTCTTCAGGAAATTGCAATCAGTTACGGGTACGACCCAAATGATCAGCAGGAGCGTATTTTCATTATAAAATGTCTACAGTTCGTTTCTTCAGATATTGTCGGAAAGCAAGCGATCCTACAGGAACTATCGGACTTCAACAAAAAGGATATGGAGAAAAGAGAACAAACCCTATCCCAACTGCAAGGATGGAGGGAAGTGATGGTCAGCTTCCGTGACAACTTCGGCTGGAAAAAACTATTCCAAATGATTCCCATCGCAGGCATCCTGTTCGGCTCCTTCATAAACAAATCCATGATCTCAGACATAGGAGAAACCGGCCGTATGCTCTACCGTAAAAGACGGATCCTCGAGAAACTTGAAGAGGGACGGACCTCTGAATTTTAA